The stretch of DNA TGTCGCATTAGGAATCCTGCTTTCTTGCACGTTCTTCCTTGTGCTTGGGTGCGGTGGGAAAAAAGGGATAAGACCTGAGTCAGCCCTTGACACACCAGAAGCACACTACAAGACCGGGATGGCCTATGTCGAAAAAGGTGAGTACGAAAAAGCTGCTATGGAGTTCGAAAGGGCTCTGGGCCTTGCAAAAAGCGCAAAGAAGGATTTTGCACCCGGGCACGAGGGACTTGCGCTTGTTCATCTCGGAAAAGGTGAAATAGAGCTTGCAAGATCCGAGGCAAACAAGGCGAAAGGGATTGATGGGAACTATGCGCCCGCCTACATCGCGCTGGGAAGAATAGAGACCGCCGATGGAAAGTTCGAGAAAGCGCTCGGGGAGTTCGATACCGCTGCGAAGAAGGACCCGAGAAATGCGGACTGCCCTTACTACCGGGCGAAGACTCTTGTGAGCATGAAAAGGTATGACGAGGCGGAGCTTTCCTACAAGAAAGCTCTTGAGCTGAACCCGAACCACGCGAAGGCGAATGCCGACTGGGCAGATCTTCAGAGGGCACGGAGGGCAATGGCGGGAATGCCGCCTGAATACGAAGCCATAGCCAAGACTCCTGCGATAACGAGAGCGGACCTTGCCGCCCTTCTCATGATGGAGCTCAAGGTTGACAAGCTCATGAAGCCGACTGCCAATAGACCGCAGCCGACTTTCAGACCGCCTGGAAGCGATACATCCGC from Candidatus Eisenbacteria bacterium encodes:
- a CDS encoding tetratricopeptide repeat protein, coding for MKRQIVALGILLSCTFFLVLGCGGKKGIRPESALDTPEAHYKTGMAYVEKGEYEKAAMEFERALGLAKSAKKDFAPGHEGLALVHLGKGEIELARSEANKAKGIDGNYAPAYIALGRIETADGKFEKALGEFDTAAKKDPRNADCPYYRAKTLVSMKRYDEAELSYKKALELNPNHAKANADWADLQRARRAMAGMPPEYEAIAKTPAITRADLAALLMMELKVDKLMKPTANRPQPTFRPPGSDTSAAALNRTASDVSGSWAKPYIDKTVALGVMDLFPDGTFVPRDIVSRANYALTVQRILAAVIGEQGLTTRFIGTVSPFPDVPSSNYAFNAIMVVTTRGIMKAKMDGTFGMTDPVPGADALLMLRALKEQLP